CGGTCTTGCCCGTGAGGGCGTACCCGCCGTCGGCGGTCTGGAGCACCTTTACTGCCTGGAAGTCTCCCTTTGCACCCTGTGCGGGCCATTGCAGATCGCGCGCCGCATAGTACTGCTCCCAGAGGAGAGCGCCGGTCTCGTTCGTCTTTCTCAGGAATGCGTCCACGGTCCCGTTGACCGGGTCGGCAGACGTGCCCGCGACCAGATAACCTCCGTCGTCGGTCTGGAGGACCGAGTACCCGGCGTCGTCATACATCCTCAGGAACCGTGCCGACCACTCCACCTCCCCGGTCTCGTTGGTCCTGACAAGGTACGCCGCGCCCGGCCCGCTCTCCGGGTTGTCCCGCCCGGTCAGGATGAAACCGCCGTCATCGCAGACCCGGATGTCCTTTGCCTCCTCCCAGGTCGGGCTGATGTTTCCTGTCGGTCCGGTCCAGAGGGGCGTCCCCGCACTGTTGGTCCTGACCATCATCATGCCATCGGTCTTTGCGCCCGCGATCTCTGTCTGCCCGTAGCCTGCCAGGATGTACCCGGCGTCAGGTGTGACTCTCACGGCGTTCGCCGTGTCATAGATGCCGTAGTCATAGGTCCTGTTCCAGAGGACGGTGCCGTTTCTGTCGGTCCGCAGCAGGAGCATGTCGCTCGTCGTGCAGTTCTGCTCCTTCCCGGCAAGGACAAATCCTCCGTCGGCGGTCTCCTGGAGGCCGTTGCCGAAGTCGTTCAGTCCCGAGTCGAATGTCCTCTCCCAGAGGACGTCGGGCATGCCTGTTGCCGCGGCCGTCCCGACCAGCATGAGCAGCAGCGGGATGACGATACAGATCGCCAGAGAGCGATGTGCCCCTTTATCTTTAGATTCATCTTTCATTCTGTCCCTCCTTCATATCCGGGGGGTTATGGCGAATGGAGCGTGAAATATGCCGCCCCTACAGCCGGGCATAGGGGATGAAAAATGATAAATCTTGCGCTGTTTCGAGAAGAAGAATCAGGATGTGTGTGCCACCAAAAGATATTGGTGGCGCACCGTCAAGACTATTGCAAATCAGAATATTTTTGCACATTCCTGCGCCGGGGGCCGCAGTTCATGCCCGGGAGTGCGTCGGGTAAAAAGAGAGGGGAGCTTATACCTTCCCCAGGTAGTGGTTCAGGGGCTCGATGGTGATCTCCTCGTGCTTCATCACCTCGATCGCCCGTGCCGCCGCCTCGGCCGCGGAGAGGGTGGTGATATAGGGCACAGAGTAGTCCACCGCCACCCGCATGATCGCGTAGTGGTCCTGGCGAGACTGCTTGTCTGCCGGGGTGTTGATGATCAGGCTGATCTCCCCTTTTCGCATCATGTCGATGACATTGGGCGACCCTTCCTGGACCTTCCTGACCATCTTCACGTCGACGCCCGACTGGATGAGGTACTCGGCCGTGCCGCCGGTGCCGTAGAGGACGAGCCCGAGGTCGGAGAGCTTCTTCGCGATCGGGACGATCGCCTCTTTCTGGTCGTCGGGCACCGAGATGAAGACATTGCCCCTGAGGGGCAGGTCGTTGTCCGCGGCCAGGCAGGCCTTGTAGTAGGCCCGGCCGAAGTCGTAGTCGATGCCCATGACCTCGCCGGTGCTCTTCATCTCAGGGCCGAGGACGGTGTCGACGCCCGGAAGTTTGTTGAAGGGGAGGAGCACCTCCTTGACGGCAACGTGGGAGATCGTCCTCTCCTGGTAGCCGAGGTCGCAGAGCTTCCTGCCCATCATCACCTTCGCGGCTATCCTGGCAAGTGGCAGGCCTGTCGCTTTCGAGACGAAGGGCACGGTCCTGCTTGCCCGCGGGTTCGCCTCCAGCACATAGACGGTGTCGTCCTTCACCGCAAGCTGGATGTTGATCAAGCCGACGACTCCCATTTCCAGGGCGATCCGTCGGGTGTAGTCTTTCACGCGGTCGATCACCGACTGCGAGAGGGACTGCGTCGGGATGACGCAGGCCGAGTCGCCCGAGTGGACGCCAGCCTCCTCGATATGCTCCATCACGCCGCCGATGAGCACCTCATCGCCGTCACAGACCGCGTCCACGTCGAGTTCATAGGCGTCCTGGAGGAAGCGGTCGATGAGCACCGGGTGCTGCCTGGAGACCCTGACAGCCTCCTTCATGTACCCGTCGAGTTCGACTTCGTCGTGGACGATCTCCATCGCCCTGCCGCCGAGGACGTAACTCGGGCGGACGAGGACCGGGTATCCGATATCCCGTGCAATTTTCCGTGCTTCGGTCTCCGAATGTGCGGAGGCGTTCGGCGCCGAGGGGATGCCGAGACGGTCGAGGAGGACGCTGAACCGGTCGCGGTCCTCGGCCATGTCCATTGCATCAGGAGAAGTGCCAAAGATCTTCGTCTTGAGGCCGCGCTTTTTGATCTCCTGTTCAAGGGGGATGGCCAGGTTCACCGAGTTCTGGCCGCCGAACTGGACCATCACGCCGTCGTAGTCGTCGTTGACCAGGACATTGACGACGTCTTCGAGCTGCATCGGCTCGAAGAAGAGCCTGTCCGAGGTGTCGAAGTCGGTGGAGACGGTCTCCGGGTTATTGTTGACGATATGGACGGCGATGCCCTCGTCCCTGACTGCCTGGACCGCGTGAACGGTGCAGTAGTCGAACTCGATCCCCTGTCCGATCCTGATCGGGCCCGAACCGAGGATGAGCACCTTCCTGCGTGTGTCGTGGAGATTTTCGTTCTCGTCCTCCCAGGTGGAGTAGAGGTACGGCGTCTTTGCCGGGAACTCGGCGGCGCAGGTGTCGACCATCTTGTAGGTGGGCCTGCCGGCCTTCTTCTCGACCTCGTCCACGGGGAGGCCGGTGAGTTCGGCGATCTCTGTGTTCGAGAAGCCGAGCCTCTTTGCCGTCCTGATGTCCCCTTCCTCGAAGTTCTCCTTCAGTTTCTTCTCGGTCCTGACGAGGTGCTCAATCTTTTCCAGGAAGAAGGGAGTGATCTTCGTCATCGCCGCGATCTCGTCGACGGTCATGCCCTGCTTGAAGGCGTCGAAGAGGCAGGCAAAGCGCTCGTCGGTCGGGCTTGTCAGGATCATCCTGATCTCGTTCTGGTTGGTGTGCTCCCGCACGTCGGTATCAAGAGAACGCAGGCCCTTCTTGAAGGCCTCTTCCACGGTCCTGCCGATGGCCATGACCTCGCCGGTGCTCTTCATTGCCGTGGTGAGCGTCCGGTCGGCGGTCTTGAACTTGTCGAAGGGCCAGCGCGGCACTTTCACGACGACATAGTCGATCGCGGGCTCGAAGGAGGCCGGGGTCATGCCGGTGACCGAGTTCAGGATCTCGTCGAGGTGCAGGCCGATGGCGATCTTCGCCGCGACCCGCGCGATCGGATAGCCTGTCGCCTTGGAGGCGAGGGCCGAGGAGCGGGAGACACGCGGGTTGACCTCGATGACACGGTAGTCACCGTCCTTGAACGCGAACTGGATGTTGCAGCCGCCCTGCACGTCGAGGGCCCTGATGATCTTGATCGCCGCGGAGCGCATCATCTGGAACTCGTCGTCGCGCAGGGTGAGGATCGGGGCCACGACGACGGACTCGCCGGTGTGGACGCCCATGGGGTCGACGTTCTCCATTCCGCAGATGATGATGCAGGTGTCGGTGGCGTCGCGCATCACCTCGAACTCGATCTCCTTCCAGCCCATCACCGACTCTTCGATGAGAACCTGGTGGATGCGGGAGCGGGTGAGGCCGACTTCCACGATCCGCCGGAGTTCTTCGGGGGTGTGGGCGATGCCGCCGCCTGCGCCGCCGAGGGTGTAGGCCGGCCTGATGATCGCGGGGAGGCCGACCTCGGCCAGGGCCGCGTCCAGGTCCTCGATGTGTTCGAGGATCATGCTCTTCGGGACGGGTTCCCCGATCTCGTTCATCAGTTCCTTGAACTTCTCCCTGTCCTCACCGTGGTAGATCGCCTCGAGGGGGGTGCCCAGGATCTCGACGCCGTCGAGTGCGCCGATCTCGGCGAGTTCGGCGGTGAGGTTGAGGCCTGTCTGGCCGCCCATGCCCGAGAGGATCCCGTCGGGCTTCTCCTTCTTGATGATCTTTGCAATGATCTCGGCCTTGAGGGGTTCGATGTAGACCCGCTCCGCCATTTCGGGGTCTGTCTGGATCGTCGCGGGGTTGGAGTTGACAAGGACCACCTCGACGCCCTCTTCGCGCAGGGCGCGGCAGGCCTGCGAGCCCGAGAAGTCGAACTCGGCGGCCTGTCCGATCTGGATGGGCCCCGACCCGATGATCAGGGCCTTTTTAATCTTCGGATTCTTCGGCATCAGGCAATCCTCCTGTACATCAGGTCAAAGATGGGACGTTCGGTATCGTGTGGGCCGCCATGGGCCTCGGGGTGGAACTGGACACAGAGCACGTCGAGGTCGTCGTTGCAGAAGCCCTCGAGGGTGCCGTCGTTCACGTTCTCGTAGGCGACCCTGCAGCCTTCAGGGAGGGTGTCGCCGTCCACGGCAAAGCCGTGGTTTTGTGTGGTGATGTAGATGGAACCGCCGATGTGCCTGACCGGCTGGTTGGAGCCGCGGTGGCCGAACTTCATCTTGTAGGTCTCCGCGCCGAGGGCAAGGGCCGTGACCTGGTTGCCCATGCAGATCCCGAAGACCGGAAGTTCGCCGAGGTAGTGTTTCACTGCGGCGATGGCGTCTTTCGCCTGCTTCGGGTCGCCGGGGCCGTTGGTGATGAAGATTGCCTCGGGGTCGCACCTGTCGATCTCGGCCGGTGTGGCATTGTACGGGTAGACATAGAGGTCGGCGCCGCGTTTCTGCAGGCTGACCGCGATGTTCTTCTTGATCCCGAGGTCGATGACCGCGATCCTCTTCCCGGGACCCGGGATGTGGAAGGGTTCCTTGCAGGATACCTGGGGGAAGAGGTCCTGCTCCGCGATGTCCGGGGCCGAACGGGCCATCTTCACCGCTTTTTCCCCGTCGTCGTTCCCGACGATGACGGCCGCGCGCATGGTGCCGTGCTGCCGTGTCTTGATGGTGAGCCGCCGGGTGTCGACGCCGGTGATCCCATACAAGCCGTTTTCTTCAAAAAAGTCGATGATTGATGTTTTTACCGTTGGATGCGTGCAGACTTCCCGGGTGACGCACCCGAGAGAATGCACGGTCGGACTCTGGAAATTTTGGTGGTCTACACCATAATTCCCGATGAGCGGGAAGGTGAACATGAGGATCTGTCCCTGATAACTCGGGTCGGTCATTGCCTCCATATACCCGGTCATCTGGGTGGTAAAGACCAATTCCCCGGAACAGGACCCCTCTACACCAAATCCCTCTCCTACAACATATTCGCCGTCTTCTAGACCCAGAACCGCCTTCATGAATTACCATATTCAATGCGCCGCGTACCTTATTAACGCTAGTGACCGTGACGGCACCTCCTTTCCGGGAAGGCATATATATGGTCATGTCCCTTCCTCCACCGGGAGTAGCAGATGCACGGCGCATGGATCCTCCGTTCGGCCGAGATCGTCGTGGATGAGATGCCGGGTACGCTTGTCCTGAAAGGAGAGGACCTCTCGGCGGCATACCCCGGTATGGTCAGGTACACCCTTGAGTTCAGGAAGGAGGACACCGTCCTCTATACCTACCGCACCAATACCTACGAGTACCCGCCGGCCAACCCACAGACAGCGGAGAGTGTGGCGCTCACGGCCTTCTACCGCCTGCGGCGGGAACTGCCCGAGCGCCCGGATACCTTCGTCCTCCACCCGCCCGAACCCGCGGTCAGGCCTCTCCCGCCCCGTACGCGCGCGGCGGTGATCATCCAGGGAAGCCCGCGGCTGTACGGGAACTCGGCCATCCTCGCCGGGTGGGCGGCCGACGCCTGCCGGGACGCGGGGCTGCGGTGTGAAACTCTCTATCCCGCGGAGATGCGCATCGAACCGTGCACGGGCTGTTTTCGGTGTTATAATGCCGGCAGGTGCGTAATCCAGGACGATATGCCCGCGATAGACCGCGCCCTCGCAGAGGCGGGACTGGTCATCGTCTGCACGCCGGTGTACACCGAGACGGTGCCGGCCGCGCTGAAGGCGGTGATCGACCGGTGTCAGGCGTACCGCGCCGGGCGCGTGCTGGCCGGCGGGGAGGCCGGCCGGCAGTCTGGCATTCTGTGTGCCGTCGCCGGCCGGAAGGGCGCGGAGAACTTCGTCTGCGTCAGCCGGGTGGCAGGATCTTTTTTCCGGTTCATCGGTGCTGAGATGCTCGGGGAGGTGTGTGTCGACGGGGCCGACGCGGTGAGCGATATCAGGGCGACGGCCGGGAGAGAGGCGGACGTGCGCGCGGAGTTGCGGGCCCTGATAGACCGGGCGGCGGACTGATCCCGGTCTCCAGTCCATGGCACGGAACAAATGCTCATATTGGCCCGGGCCAAACACTGATGGCATGGCAGACCATGCCCACATCGAGATCATCGGATTTTCGTACGGGGAGTGCAGCCCCTTCCCCTGCAATGAGGAGCGCTCTTGCGGCCTCAAAAAATGTTACCTCTCGGGGAAACTCGTGGACGCGACCGAGGCCCTGAAAGAGGCTCTTTCAGAGGAGTATGGCGGGACTGTGGACGTGACGCTCACTCTCCTCGACAAGGGCGTCCCCGACTACGTGCAGCAGATCGTCGAAGAGCACCAGCCCCCTATCCCGATCGTCCTGGTGAACGGGAAACTCACCCCTGTCGGCCGCGTCTCTCTGTCGCAGATAAAAAAAGAGATTGATTCCGCCCTTGGTCAGGCGATCTGATCCAGCTTTCCGGTCTCAAGGTCGAAGTACAGACCGTGGACCGTAACCTTTCCTTCTTTCTCCGCCTCCCTCACGATCGGGTAGGTCCGGAGGTTTTCAAGCTGGAGTTTCACGTTCTCTTCCTCGATCATCCTATGCCATGCCCTGAGGTCCTCGGCTTTGGTCGGCTTTGGCATCTTCGTCTCGACTGTGGCTCGTGCCACGGCGGCGTTCGAGAGCCAGAGGGGGATGTAGGCCTCGTTCGATTCTTTGTCAGAGGCGAGCGCTTTGATAGCACCGCAGTCGGAGTGACCGCAGACGACGATGTCGGAGACCTTCAGGTGTTTGACGGCGTACTCCAGGATTGTGGCGAAGTTCCAGTCGCCGATCCTGACGATGTTGCCGATATTGCGGTGGACGAAGATCTCACCGGCCTTTGCGCTGGTGATCCTCTCCGGGGCGACTCTCGAATCCGAACAGCCTATCCAGAGGACAGTGGGGCTCTGTCCTGTGGCGAGGTCGCGATAGTAGTCGCGGTGTTCGGTGAACTCGCCCTCGATGAATGTCTTATTGCCTTCAAGAAACCTGTCAATCATACCTAACTCCCGGCAGGCATGCTGCCGATGCTAAAAAATGTCTGTGAGAGGTATTGAACCCTCCGAAATCGATTCTGGAGACGATCTGTTTGGGAGGGGGACGGTGCATGGGAAAGGTGGCCATCAGGATAGGCGGGTATATGGCAATCCCCTGCCTCAGGATCTCTGCTCTCTCTTCCCTGACCCAATACTGAGCGGGGACGACCGGAGGGAGTCGAGAAGACGGAAAATCGGGCTCTGTTGAAAACCTCGTGTTCAGATTGATGTATCCCTCTATCCCCTGAGAGTAGATGTGGGTCCACCGCCTTCCCTATACTGATCGCCGGGGGACTCCTCGAAGACCTTCGGTCTTCTCGTTGCCCCCGGACCCCCGAAATTAGGATTGGCCCCGGGAAGAGCGAATAGGATATTCAGAGGGGGGAGATTGCCGTATCCCGACCAATCCTGAGCGGGGGTCCGGGGGCGTAGTCCCCCGGCGTAGGCACACCAGAAAAGGATTTCAACAGAGATGAAAAATCGAAGATTTTCCTGTGCGTGCACATCTTCGATGTGCCACGGACCAACAGGTCTTCGCTGGACGAGCGATAGCGAGGAGTTCCCCAGCATAGATTGTGGGGAAGTTTTCAGATCTCCGTCCTCACCTCTGCACTGCCCCTATCTCCGCACCTCCAACGGTTGCGGCGTACCGGGAGAGGATGCCTGACAGGATTTTTTTCACGGGCTGCCACTCGTGGCGGCGGGACTTCAGGGCCTCTTCGTCAACGAGGAGGTCGAGGCGGCGGTTGTGGAGGTCGATCGCGATCCGGTCCCCTTCCCTGACAAGGGCGATCGGCCCGCCCGCGGCGGCCTCCGGGGCGACATGCCCGATACACGGCCCCCGCGTCCCGCCGGAAAACCGGCCGTCGGTGACGAGGGCGACCTGCCTGTACCCGAAG
This portion of the Methanofollis sp. genome encodes:
- the carB gene encoding carbamoyl-phosphate synthase large subunit gives rise to the protein MPKNPKIKKALIIGSGPIQIGQAAEFDFSGSQACRALREEGVEVVLVNSNPATIQTDPEMAERVYIEPLKAEIIAKIIKKEKPDGILSGMGGQTGLNLTAELAEIGALDGVEILGTPLEAIYHGEDREKFKELMNEIGEPVPKSMILEHIEDLDAALAEVGLPAIIRPAYTLGGAGGGIAHTPEELRRIVEVGLTRSRIHQVLIEESVMGWKEIEFEVMRDATDTCIIICGMENVDPMGVHTGESVVVAPILTLRDDEFQMMRSAAIKIIRALDVQGGCNIQFAFKDGDYRVIEVNPRVSRSSALASKATGYPIARVAAKIAIGLHLDEILNSVTGMTPASFEPAIDYVVVKVPRWPFDKFKTADRTLTTAMKSTGEVMAIGRTVEEAFKKGLRSLDTDVREHTNQNEIRMILTSPTDERFACLFDAFKQGMTVDEIAAMTKITPFFLEKIEHLVRTEKKLKENFEEGDIRTAKRLGFSNTEIAELTGLPVDEVEKKAGRPTYKMVDTCAAEFPAKTPYLYSTWEDENENLHDTRRKVLILGSGPIRIGQGIEFDYCTVHAVQAVRDEGIAVHIVNNNPETVSTDFDTSDRLFFEPMQLEDVVNVLVNDDYDGVMVQFGGQNSVNLAIPLEQEIKKRGLKTKIFGTSPDAMDMAEDRDRFSVLLDRLGIPSAPNASAHSETEARKIARDIGYPVLVRPSYVLGGRAMEIVHDEVELDGYMKEAVRVSRQHPVLIDRFLQDAYELDVDAVCDGDEVLIGGVMEHIEEAGVHSGDSACVIPTQSLSQSVIDRVKDYTRRIALEMGVVGLINIQLAVKDDTVYVLEANPRASRTVPFVSKATGLPLARIAAKVMMGRKLCDLGYQERTISHVAVKEVLLPFNKLPGVDTVLGPEMKSTGEVMGIDYDFGRAYYKACLAADNDLPLRGNVFISVPDDQKEAIVPIAKKLSDLGLVLYGTGGTAEYLIQSGVDVKMVRKVQEGSPNVIDMMRKGEISLIINTPADKQSRQDHYAIMRVAVDYSVPYITTLSAAEAAARAIEVMKHEEITIEPLNHYLGKV
- the carA gene encoding glutamine-hydrolyzing carbamoyl-phosphate synthase small subunit, with the protein product MKAVLGLEDGEYVVGEGFGVEGSCSGELVFTTQMTGYMEAMTDPSYQGQILMFTFPLIGNYGVDHQNFQSPTVHSLGCVTREVCTHPTVKTSIIDFFEENGLYGITGVDTRRLTIKTRQHGTMRAAVIVGNDDGEKAVKMARSAPDIAEQDLFPQVSCKEPFHIPGPGKRIAVIDLGIKKNIAVSLQKRGADLYVYPYNATPAEIDRCDPEAIFITNGPGDPKQAKDAIAAVKHYLGELPVFGICMGNQVTALALGAETYKMKFGHRGSNQPVRHIGGSIYITTQNHGFAVDGDTLPEGCRVAYENVNDGTLEGFCNDDLDVLCVQFHPEAHGGPHDTERPIFDLMYRRIA
- a CDS encoding flavodoxin family protein — its product is MHGAWILRSAEIVVDEMPGTLVLKGEDLSAAYPGMVRYTLEFRKEDTVLYTYRTNTYEYPPANPQTAESVALTAFYRLRRELPERPDTFVLHPPEPAVRPLPPRTRAAVIIQGSPRLYGNSAILAGWAADACRDAGLRCETLYPAEMRIEPCTGCFRCYNAGRCVIQDDMPAIDRALAEAGLVIVCTPVYTETVPAALKAVIDRCQAYRAGRVLAGGEAGRQSGILCAVAGRKGAENFVCVSRVAGSFFRFIGAEMLGEVCVDGADAVSDIRATAGREADVRAELRALIDRAAD
- a CDS encoding carbonic anhydrase — protein: MIDRFLEGNKTFIEGEFTEHRDYYRDLATGQSPTVLWIGCSDSRVAPERITSAKAGEIFVHRNIGNIVRIGDWNFATILEYAVKHLKVSDIVVCGHSDCGAIKALASDKESNEAYIPLWLSNAAVARATVETKMPKPTKAEDLRAWHRMIEEENVKLQLENLRTYPIVREAEKEGKVTVHGLYFDLETGKLDQIA